One Cannabis sativa cultivar Pink pepper isolate KNU-18-1 unplaced genomic scaffold, ASM2916894v1 Contig4, whole genome shotgun sequence DNA segment encodes these proteins:
- the LOC133033354 gene encoding uncharacterized protein LOC133033354: MSVPTVICRFTAKASKIFGRKKRAKCSESSFQKQEILQLKKEIEELKKKLYAAQEQDDGNDNSSEENDDHLDDHQEFGGYEDDNQTPPVMYNFSSTNNNEVLLCSDNIHNIVAKGVLLESVSPVTIHTVQYKEGIARVLITEQLQEEAEIAHPIENIRYVYETKDTFLPWPKHLILNLDKVPIFPDVASTHKSSSKGKQIATPHRSPNQGKQISTLPAMSSAGSQSNVRIDQVDKNATFKSEVWAQIPVCLHFLVEEFIRRKGKWSVVEVPTDPDFMPPRTHIILSSEDVEQVGTLNFIGCQGMIFGIRCIWEDLTNMREYFKFFDPELLNATDKDGIVHQEVVIKLAEWLNTMNNKSQMFFIPWNYERHWMLEIVCAGKIIHLDPWLRHKRPKMTIDLTLQRAYELLGGSNELLGTFPGVTVAACPKQTLGIECGFYVLRYINDIVKALNSFVLIREKFGKMDTYDVETMLLPLQHQWLSKLTRYLY; encoded by the exons atgagtGTTCCAACTGTTATTTGTAGGTTCACTGCAAAGGCCAGTAAGATATTTGGTCGAAAGAAAAGGGCTAAATGTAGTGAATCATCCTTCCAAAAACAAGAAATTCTTCAACTCAAAAAAGAAATTgaagaattgaagaaaaaaCTGTATGCTGCACAAGAACAAGATGATGGTAATGACAACTCCTCAGAAGAAAATGATGATCACTTAGATGATCATCAGGAGTTTGGAGGGTACGAAGATGATAATCAGACACCTCCTGTCATGTACAACTTCTCATCCACTAATAACAACGAAGTACTTTTGTGTTCAGACAACATCCATAATATAGTGGCCAAAGGTGTGCTTCTGGAATCTGTTAGTCCAGTAACAATTCATACCGTGCAGTATAAAGAAGGGATTGCACGAGTTTTAATTACCGAACAACTTCAAGAGGAGGCTGAAATTGCTCATCCTATCGAAAATATCCGATATGTCTATGAGACAAAGGACACATTTCTTCCTTGGCcaaaacatttaattttaaatttggataag GTTCCCATATTCCCGGATGTCGCATCCACCCATAAATCATCGTCAAAGGGGAAGCAGATAGCAACCCCTCACAGATCACCAAATCAAGGGAAACAGATATCAACTCTTCCTGCTATGTCTTCGGCTGGATCACAATCAAATGTCAGGATAGATCAAGTGGACAAGAATGCAACATTCAAGTCGGAGGTCTGGGCTCAAATACCTGTATGTCTCCACTTTTTAGTTGAAGAATTTATAAGGAGGAAAGGGAAGTGGAGCGTTGTTGAAGTTCCAACTGATCCAGACTTCATGCCACCTCGCACACATATTATCTTGTCATCAGAGGATGTAGAGCAGGTTGGAACCTTAAATTTTATTGGATGTCAAGGCATGATCTTTGGAATTAG ATGCATTTGGGAGGATTTAACGAATATGCGGGAGTATTTCAAGTTCTTTGACCCAGAGCTACTCAATGCCACGGACAAAGATGGAATTGTCCACCAAGAAGTTGTTATCAAATTGGCTGAATGGTTGAATACAATGAATAACAAATCTCAGATGTTCTTCATACCGTGGAACTACGA ACGTCATTGGATGCTTGAGATTGTTTGTGCTGGGAAGATCATTCACTTGGACCCTTGGCTTAGACATAAACGCCCTAAGATGACTATTGACCTCACACTTCAAag GGCATATGAACTGCTTGGAGGTTCCAACGAGTTACTTGGAACATTTCCAGGAGTAACCGTTGCAGCGTGTCCAAAACAAACATTGGGAATTGAATGTGGTTTTTATGTACTTAGGTACATTAATGACATTGTGAAAGCTCTAAATTCATTCGTTCTTATAAGAGAAAAG TTTGGAAAGATGGACACATACGATGTGGAGACAATGTTGCTACCACTGCAACATCAATGGTTATCGAAATTGACACGATACCTGTACTAG
- the LOC133033346 gene encoding uncharacterized protein LOC133033346, with translation MCNCILIFSKYVYYADMADDVPTHDCSGDENSGDENLGYCLQPPNHRGPTRMKRICQRMDKGEKIDLEVNDKGEYFGDMYGEMISWLGVRCRQTIGINYKDWRYVDQSLKDKIWKDVQRGFNVRADWKKDCLKIAGRIMKDFKTKMTCDVIMPLAKENKVKELAIPPKNHPEIDKEDWVKFVASRLTPEHMALRKAQSDRACQNTSRHHSARRGMVTLREDVVMNYMFLDILIQNLNHLFAF, from the exons ATGTGTAATTGTATCTTAATATTTagtaaatatgtttattatgcaGATATGGCAGATGATGTGCCGACACATGATTGCTCAGGAGATGAGAACTCAGGAGATGAGAACTTAGGTTATTGTTTGCAACCTCCTAACCATCGAGGTCCCACACGGATGAAGCGGATATGCCAAAGAATGGATAAAGGTGAAAAAATAGACCTTGAAGTTAATGACAAAGGGGAATACTTTGGAGATATGTATGGAGAGATGATATCGTGGCTTGGAGTTAGATGCCGACAAACAATCGGTATCAATTATAAAGACTGGAGATATGTGGATCAATCGTTGAAGGACAAAATTTGGAAAGACGTGCAA CGTGGTTTCAATGTTCGTGCAGATTGGAAAAAAGATTGTCTTAAAATTGCAGGACGAATTATGAAGgattttaagacaaaaatgaCATGCGATGTCATAATGCCTTTGGCCAAAGAGAATAAGGTGAAGGAGCTCGCAATTCCCCCCAAAAACCATCCTGAAATTGATAAAGAAGATTGGGTAAAATTTGTTGCGAGTCGTCTAACACCTGAACATAtg GCTTTGAGAAAGGCACAATCTGACCGAGCTTGCCAGAATACATCAAGGCACCACTCAGCTCGTAGAGGCATGGTGACTCTCCGAGAGGATGTGGTAATGAATTACATGTTTTTAGATATTCTAATACAGAACCTGAACCACCTGTTTGCCTTTTGA